A genomic window from Bubalus bubalis isolate 160015118507 breed Murrah chromosome X, NDDB_SH_1, whole genome shotgun sequence includes:
- the LOC112582106 gene encoding melanoma-associated antigen B2-like, translated as MPRGQKSKHCAREKRRQAQTETQGVHDQATTSRGEETTSSPPDSESAPSSSSAAGTAMGPQGAQGTTSAAAGAIPKRSGVGGAARSRSGVGGTAHSRSGVGAEGQVQESENSSRASAAAESSHTDLLTMESENLVQYMLFKYKMRELIKRSEMVKVIHRRYKAQYPEILSRASEQMEMVFGMVLKEVRPNSHCYTLVSNLDLSDSESMRGDLGLPKNGLLMPLLGVIYLNGHRTSEEEVWKFLNILGIYDGRMHFIFGDTRKLITEDLVKEEYLEYNQVPGSNPPRYEFLWGPKALTENSKTKVLQFLTKVNNLVPDALLPHYEEALREEAESSGARAATGTGPSASASAGPSASARPGTSAAARAGTSASARADMSALTSAGPSALARAGPSASARAGPSALARPIASAAARAVMSALASAGPSASARDGTSAAARAGTSASTSARSRATSSRSSGP; from the coding sequence ATGCCTCGTGGGCAGAAGAGTAAGCACTGTGCTCGTGAGAAACGTCGCCAGGCCCAAACTGAGACCCAGGGTGTTCATGATCAGGCTACCACATCTCGGGGAGAAGAGaccacctcctcccctcctgaTTCAGAGAGTGCTCCCTCAAGCTCGTCTGCTGCTGGCACTGCCATGGGGCCTCAGGGAGCCCAAGGCACCACCAGTGCTGCTGCAGGTGCTATACCCAAAAGATCTGGTGTCGGTGGCGCAGCACGCTCGAGATCTGGAGTAGGTGGCACAGCACACTCGAGATCTGGTGTAGGTGCCGAGGGCCAagttcaggaaagtgaaaattccTCCCGGGCCTCAGCTGCTGCTGAGAGCTCTCACACAGATCTTCTGACCATGGAGTCAGAGAATTTGGTGCAGTACATGCTGTTTAAGTATAAGATGAGGGAGCTAATTAAGAGGTCAGAAATGGTGAAGGTTATCCACAGAAGGTACAAGGCGCAATACCCTGAGATCCTCAGCAGGGCCTCTGAGCAGATGGAGATGGTGTTTGGCATGGTGCTGAAGGAAGTCAGGCCCAACAGTCACTGCTATACCCTGGTGAGCAACCTAGATCTCAGCGACAGTGAGTCTATGAGAGGTGACCTGGGGCTGCCGAAGAATGGTCTTCTGATGCCTCTGCTGGGTGTCATCTACCTGAATGGCCATCGCACCTCTGAGGAGGAGGTCTGGAAGTTCCTGAATATTCTGGGCATCTATGATGGAAGAATGCACTTCATCTTTGGAGACACCAGGAAGCTCATCACAGAAGATCTGGTGAAGGAAGAGTACCTGGAATACAACCAGGTGCCTGGCAGCAATCCCCCTCGCTATGAGTTCCTGTGGGGTCCTAAAGCGCTCACAGAAAACAGCAAGACGAAAGTCCTGCAATTTTTGACCAAGGTCAACAATTTGGTCCCTGACGCCTTACTGCCGCATTATGAGGAGGCTTtgagagaggaggcagagagctCCGGAGCCAGAGCTGCAACCGGGACCGGCCCTTCTGCCTCAGCCAGCGCTGGCCCTTCTGCCTCGGCCAGACCTGGCACTTCTGCTGCAGCCAGGGCTGGCACTTCAGCCTCAGCCAGGGCTGACATGTCTGCCTTGACCAGTGCTGGCCCTTCAGCCTTGGCCAGGGCTGGCCCTTCGGCCTCGGCCAGGGCTGGCCCTTCTGCCTTGGCCAGACCCATCGCTTCTGCTGCAGCCAGGGCTGTCATGTCTGCCTTGGCCAGTGCTGGCCCTTCTGCCTCGGCCAGGGATGGCACTTCTGCTGCAGCCAGGGCTGGCACTTCTGCCTCAACCAGTGCCCGCTCCAGGGCCACATCCAGCCGCTCATCTGGCCCCTAG